The following coding sequences lie in one Populus nigra chromosome 15, ddPopNigr1.1, whole genome shotgun sequence genomic window:
- the LOC133674090 gene encoding uncharacterized protein LOC133674090 produces the protein MKSVVGMVVSNKMQKSVAVAVDRLFHHKLYNRYVKRTSKFMAHDENDLCNIGDRVRLDPSRPLSKRKHWVVAEILKKARIYVPTSAGDSGASNTAGMKASASSTS, from the exons ATGAAGTCGGTGGTGGGAATGGTGGTGTCGAACAAGATGCAGAAGtcggtggcggtggcggtggaCAGGCTGTTCCACCACAAGCTCTACAATCGATACGTCAAGCGGACCTCCAAGTTCATGGCTCATGACGAAAACGACCTCTGCAACATCGGCGATCGA GTTAGATTGGATCCGTCGAGGCCGTTAAGTAAACGGAAGCATTGGGTTGTTGCTGAAATTCTCAAGAAAGCAAGGATATATGTGCCTACATCAGCAGGGGATAGCGGTGCTTCGAATACTGCTGGGATGAAAGCGTCGGCTTCTTCGACCTCCTAA
- the LOC133673676 gene encoding heavy metal-associated isoprenylated plant protein 28-like, whose amino-acid sequence MEVIELKVHLHCKACEKAVRKALCRIKGVTCVQIDGISNKITVMGYLDKKMVVKAIWKTGRRADVLPSSPSPRLQAPAPSPRLPTGFRCIIPAKWCFKKPNTIPRSTAVTS is encoded by the exons ATGGAG GTTATCGAGTTGAAGGTGCATCTGCATTGCAAGGCCTGTGAGAAAGCAGTACGCAAAGCCTTGTGCAGGATCAAAG GGGTAACATGCGTGCAGATCGATGGTATATCAAACAAGATTACAGTGATGGGGTATCTGGATAAAAAGATGGTGGTGAAAGCCATTTGGAAGACAGGGAGAAGGGCTGATGTGCTGCCATCTTCTCCATCACCTCGCTTGCAGGCACCGGCGCCTAGTCCTAGATTGCCTACTGGCTTTCGGTGCATCATTCCAGCTAAATGGTGTTTCAAGAAACCAAATACCATTCCCAGAAGCACTGCTGTAACATCATGA
- the LOC133674114 gene encoding glucan endo-1,3-beta-glucosidase 6, whose amino-acid sequence MGLYHLAIGLISLLSMVSGAMTIGANWGTQASHPLPPETVVRLLRENGIQKVKLFDADYDTLKVLGKTGIEVMVGIPNDLLASLAGSMKAAEKWVSKNVSAHVTNNNVNIRYVAVGNEPFLQTYNGSFLRTTFPALQNVQSALIKAGLGNLIKVTVPLNADVYESSSGLPSGGDFRADIHDLMLTIVKFLNDAGAPFTVNIYPFISLYIDSNFPVEYAFFDGNANPVNDGGTSYYNMFDANYDTLVNALQKNGFGNLPIIVGEIGWPTDGDRNANVEYARRFNQGFMSHIASGKGTPMRPNAGINAYLFSLIDEDAKSIDPGNFERHWGIFTFDGIPKYSLNLGTTNTGALIPARSVHYLERKWCVMKPSAKLDDPQVAPSVSYACGLADCTSLGYGTSCGNLDARENISYAFNSYFQIQNQLGDACKFPNLSTITRTDPSTSTCRFAIMIEPYYGGAGQTFRYGKKVALGGLIALFFLTIV is encoded by the exons atgggTTTGTATCATTTGGCTATTGGATTAATTTCCTTGCTTTCTATGGTGAGTGGTGCGATGACCATAGGTGCCAACTGGGGAACACAAGCATCCCACCCTTTGCCCCCAGAAACTGTGGTGAGGCTACTTAGGGAAAATGGGATCCAAAAAGTTAAACTTTTTGATGCAGATTATGATACTCTAAAAGTTCTAGGTAAGACTGGGATTGAGGTCATGGTGGGTATTCCAAATGATTTGCTTGCTTCTCTCGCTGGTAGCATGAAGGCTGCTGAGAAATGGGTTTCCAAAAATGTCTCCGCACATGTTACCAACAATAATGTCAACATCAG ATATGTTGCAGTTGGAAATGAACCTTTCTTGCAGACGTACAATGGAAGCTTTCTCAGAACAACCTTCCCTGCTCTCCAGAATGTGCAATCTGCTCTGATAAAAGCCGGGCTTGGCAATTTAATAAAGGTCACTGTCCCTCTGAATGCTGATGTCTATGAGAGCTCAAGTGGTCTTCCTTCTGGTGGTGACTTCCGAGCTGATATCCATGATCTCATGCTTACCATCGTAAAATTCTTGAATGATGCCGGTGCCCCCTTTACTGTGAATATCTATCCTTTCATAAGCCTCTATATTGATTCCAACTTCCCGGTTGAGTATGCCTTCTTTGATGGCAATGCAAATCCTGTAAACGATGGTGGCACATCCTATTATAACATGTTTGATGCTAACTATGATACACTTGTGAATGCTCTACAAAAGAATGGGTTTGGGAATCTGCCTATCATTGTTGGAGAGATCGGTTGGCCAACTGATGGAGACAGAAATGCTAATGTAGAATATGCCCGGCGTTTCAACCAAGGTTTCATGTCACACATTGCAAGTGGGAAAGGAACCCCAATGAGGCCTAATGCCGGTATTAATGCCtatttgtttagtttgattGATGAAGATGCTAAAAGTATTGATCCTGGAAACTTCGAACGGCATTGGGGGATATTTACATTTGATGGAATACCCAAATACAGTCTCAACCTTGGCACAACAAACACAGGAGCTTTGATTCCAGCTAGAAGCGTCCACTACCTGGAAAGAAAATGGTGTGTGATGAAGCCGTCGGCCAAGCTTGATGACCCACAAGTGGCACCAAGTGTAAGCTATGCGTGCGGACTAGCAGACTGTACTAGCCTCGGTTATGGGACATCATGTGGAAATTTGGATGCTAGGGAGAACATATCATATGCTTTCAACAGCTACTTCCAGATACAAAATCAACTGGGAGATGCATGCAAGTTTCCAAACCTGTCGACAATAACCAGGACAGATCCATCAACTTCAACTTGCAGATTTGCGATAATGATAGAGCCATACTATGGTGGCGCAGGACAGACATTCAGGTATGGCAAGAAGGTGGCCTTGGGTGGTTTGATTGCTCTATTTTTCCTAACGATTGTGTAA